One window from the genome of Pirellulales bacterium encodes:
- a CDS encoding vWA domain-containing protein — MAENSAATAIPVTQVAYGSGAVRAAARLSSGVVAASYPTVPPYKRNWCPPISTTRRLERRLNNPNSSNWPSANASAIWNYKNKLGYLTYLQFMLDFGKDMKPDGSNVFTPLSTSSPNCVQHSEGTAGGTFNFPASAQPEHAARRSLIAALATIKERNDPIPNVNYRDHVTLITFDNLSGGDAAVIQPLTSNYNNVMQSSSQLQAVNDDGYSTATEAGMITAFQTIKPVSKGGTGRERTSKVVVLLTDGVPNLYRTPQSTIDNYRTNNPSGEFYNNYAYWYDAPLMQTAQMKGEKWDVYPVGLGVAADYAFLDKMARIGGTADAAGQAPRGTGDPAAYEAVLTDIFREIILKPRTQLVQ, encoded by the coding sequence TTGGCGGAAAATAGCGCGGCGACAGCAATTCCTGTCACGCAGGTAGCTTATGGAAGTGGCGCGGTCCGCGCGGCCGCGCGGTTGTCTAGCGGCGTTGTCGCGGCCAGTTATCCCACCGTTCCGCCGTACAAGCGCAACTGGTGCCCCCCCATTTCCACGACCCGAAGGCTGGAACGCCGCTTAAACAATCCCAATTCGTCCAACTGGCCTAGCGCGAACGCCAGCGCGATTTGGAACTACAAAAATAAACTGGGATATCTGACCTATCTGCAGTTCATGCTGGATTTTGGCAAGGATATGAAGCCGGATGGGAGCAACGTTTTTACCCCGCTCTCCACGAGCAGTCCCAACTGCGTCCAACATAGCGAAGGAACCGCCGGGGGAACATTTAATTTTCCCGCCAGCGCCCAACCCGAGCATGCCGCCCGACGGTCGTTGATCGCCGCCCTGGCCACGATCAAGGAACGGAATGATCCCATCCCCAATGTCAATTACCGCGATCATGTCACGTTGATCACTTTTGACAATCTCAGCGGAGGGGACGCGGCGGTCATACAACCGCTCACCAGCAATTATAACAACGTCATGCAAAGCTCGTCGCAGCTGCAAGCGGTCAATGACGACGGTTACAGCACCGCAACCGAAGCCGGAATGATAACCGCGTTCCAAACCATCAAGCCCGTCTCGAAAGGAGGGACCGGCCGCGAACGGACCAGCAAGGTCGTGGTGCTGCTAACCGACGGTGTACCCAACCTGTATCGCACACCCCAGTCCACGATTGACAATTATCGCACCAACAACCCTAGTGGCGAGTTTTATAACAACTATGCCTACTGGTACGACGCGCCCCTGATGCAGACCGCCCAAATGAAAGGGGAAAAGTGGGATGTTTACCCCGTTGGGCTAGGCGTGGCGGCGGATTATGCCTTTTTGGATAAAATGGCGCGGATTGGCGGGACAGCCGACGCGGCTGGCCAAGCCCCCCGGGGGACCGGCGACCCGGCGGCCTACGAAGCGGTGCTAACGGACATCTTTCGCGAGATTATCCTTAAGCCGCGCACGCAATTGGTGCAGTAG
- a CDS encoding Rrf2 family transcriptional regulator, producing MKLFAKTEYACVAMMELAMAANRGEPLRIRDIATQQGIPARFLVQILLQLKGAGLVVSTRGAAGGYQLALPAEKITLWQVIQAVEGNDPVQSSTPHATPVNRVILNVWRELNEKEAQLLSALTIAKLVEKSQSEREEMYYI from the coding sequence ATGAAACTATTTGCCAAAACCGAATATGCCTGCGTTGCCATGATGGAATTGGCCATGGCCGCCAACCGGGGTGAACCGCTGCGAATTCGGGACATAGCGACGCAGCAGGGGATACCCGCGAGATTCTTGGTGCAGATTTTATTACAGCTAAAGGGTGCCGGCCTAGTCGTCAGTACCCGTGGAGCGGCGGGGGGATATCAATTGGCCCTCCCCGCCGAAAAAATCACCCTTTGGCAGGTCATCCAGGCTGTGGAGGGAAATGATCCCGTGCAATCTTCCACCCCCCATGCCACGCCGGTGAATCGCGTGATCCTCAACGTTTGGCGCGAACTGAACGAAAAGGAGGCTCAGTTGCTAAGCGCGCTGACGATTGCCAAATTGGTCGAAAAATCCCAAAGCGAGCGGGAAGAAATGTACTATATCTAA
- a CDS encoding S41 family peptidase, whose product MLRGWAFCLRISCALILAGLWPSFTASGQVLISAPAASKPGQLAPAPQKLPPPVTAEVEGVLRRGSQLEAEYRWGEALTLYEDALRVYPQQTAIAERLDVTRIHYDLSRRYADSSFRNSLLSLEEAEALELYQQVLARIFAHYVTQPNWTQVVERGTRALGVALYNPGFSDAHLTGRDDQQLRQFLAEARQITQRGARDRTEAVQLVKQIARLGQQRLALSAPSIILEFTCGAIGSLDEYSSFLTNSQLNDLYSQIDGNFVGLGVELKAIGKQLVIVSVIVNSPAERAGLQRGDRISAVDGQSTTTLSTDKAADLLQGIEGSLVTLVIEREGEPARQLQVRREQVEVPSIEQAHILDRSSGTAYCKLTAFQKTTASDLDRALWDLHRQGMKSLIIDLRGNPGGLLTASVEAADRFLEQGTIVSTRGRNPQEDFIYTANKPGTWKVPLVVLIDGDSASASEIFAGAMRDHQRATIIGVRSFGKGSVQGIFPLNVGNTGIRLTTAKFYSPLGKPYSKIGVEPAIEVRAAAKPLLPAESGLTISSPVPTGVILANPTPPAHLQAGQLNANSQAIRLSLRDPGDSAGDEPAAENGPVNANDPVISAALQVTRKNVAAR is encoded by the coding sequence ATGTTGCGTGGTTGGGCCTTCTGCCTGAGAATAAGTTGTGCGCTGATTTTGGCGGGGTTGTGGCCAAGCTTCACAGCCTCGGGCCAGGTCTTGATTTCGGCCCCCGCCGCCTCCAAGCCGGGCCAACTAGCCCCCGCGCCGCAAAAATTGCCCCCCCCTGTCACCGCCGAGGTGGAGGGTGTGTTGCGCCGTGGATCCCAGCTAGAGGCTGAATATCGCTGGGGAGAAGCGCTGACCCTCTATGAAGATGCCCTGCGTGTTTATCCCCAGCAGACCGCCATCGCGGAGCGGCTGGATGTCACGCGGATCCATTACGACCTTTCCCGTCGTTATGCCGATAGCAGTTTTCGCAATTCGCTTTTAAGCCTGGAAGAAGCCGAAGCCCTGGAGCTTTACCAGCAGGTGCTAGCCCGTATCTTTGCCCATTATGTCACGCAACCCAACTGGACCCAGGTGGTGGAGCGTGGCACGCGGGCGTTGGGGGTGGCCCTGTATAATCCTGGTTTTAGCGATGCGCATTTGACCGGGCGGGATGACCAGCAGTTGCGGCAGTTTCTAGCGGAAGCCAGGCAAATCACGCAGCGCGGAGCGCGTGACCGGACCGAGGCGGTCCAACTGGTCAAGCAAATCGCCCGTCTGGGCCAACAGCGGCTGGCACTTTCCGCCCCGTCGATCATCCTGGAATTCACCTGCGGCGCGATCGGCTCCTTGGACGAGTATTCCAGCTTTTTGACAAATTCCCAGCTCAACGACCTTTATTCGCAGATTGACGGCAACTTTGTGGGATTAGGGGTGGAATTAAAGGCCATAGGCAAACAGTTGGTTATTGTCAGTGTGATTGTCAACAGCCCCGCCGAGCGGGCCGGTTTACAACGTGGCGACCGGATTTCCGCGGTGGATGGCCAGTCCACGACAACCCTTTCCACCGACAAGGCCGCGGATTTGCTTCAGGGCATCGAAGGGAGCCTGGTCACACTGGTGATTGAACGGGAAGGAGAACCCGCACGTCAGTTACAGGTGCGCCGCGAACAAGTGGAAGTTCCCAGCATTGAACAAGCCCACATTTTGGACCGGTCCAGCGGCACGGCTTACTGCAAACTGACCGCCTTTCAAAAGACGACCGCCAGCGACTTGGATCGGGCACTTTGGGACTTGCATCGCCAGGGAATGAAAAGCCTGATTATCGATTTGCGGGGAAATCCCGGGGGTCTGCTGACCGCCAGCGTCGAGGCGGCGGATCGCTTTTTAGAACAAGGGACGATTGTCTCCACCCGCGGCCGCAATCCACAAGAAGACTTTATATACACCGCCAATAAGCCGGGGACCTGGAAAGTGCCCTTGGTTGTTTTGATCGATGGCGACAGCGCAAGCGCGAGCGAAATTTTTGCCGGGGCGATGCGCGACCATCAGCGAGCGACCATTATTGGTGTGCGCAGTTTTGGTAAAGGCTCGGTCCAGGGAATCTTTCCCTTGAATGTCGGCAACACCGGCATTCGCCTTACCACGGCCAAGTTTTATTCTCCCCTGGGCAAACCCTACAGCAAAATTGGTGTTGAACCCGCGATCGAGGTCCGGGCGGCGGCCAAACCCCTACTTCCCGCGGAAAGCGGCCTGACGATCTCTTCCCCGGTGCCGACCGGCGTGATCCTGGCTAATCCCACTCCCCCCGCGCATTTGCAAGCTGGTCAATTAAACGCCAATTCGCAAGCGATTCGCCTGAGCTTGCGTGATCCGGGGGATTCCGCGGGCGACGAGCCAGCGGCGGAGAATGGCCCTGTCAACGCCAATGATCCCGTCATTTCCGCCGCGTTACAAGTCACCCGCAAAAACGTCGCGGCGCGTTAG